Part of the Desulfohalovibrio reitneri genome is shown below.
CGTCGCCGCCCTGGTGGAAACGGGCTTCGCCGGAATCGTCACCGCCCATCCGTCCGTGCTTCGCGAGACATATTCCTGCCGTCCGGGCAAACCGGTACGCGAAATTGGCGCGCCCCGGGACTGCCTGCCCATTCTGGAAGACCGGCTGGTCCCGGTTCTGGAAGCCAGGGAGATCGCCCCCGGCGTCACCTTCGCATCCGGCCTGCCAAGAAGTCCGGAGGACCCCGGACACACAGGCTGGTTCTATGCGGACGCCTTGGGAAGCGAGCCGGACACGGTACCTGACGACGCATACCTGGCCATCGAAACGCCGACCGGAACAGTATTGCTGCTGGGCTGCTGCCACGCCGGTCTAAGCAACACCTTTGTGCATGCCCGTGAAAAGCTGGGCATCGAGTCTGTTCACGCCGTGGTCGGTGGGCTGCATCTCTACGAGGCGGAAACCGAGGGAGTGCGACGCGCGGCCGCCCTTCTGGAAGAAGCCGGAGTAAAGAGGGTGATCGTGGGCCACTGCACCGGCGAAGGCGCGGTCCGGGAATTGGCCGAGGCGCTTCCCGGCCGGGTTGAGCCATTGGCCGCGGGGCAAAGCCTGATATTCGGGTGAGCGCCTATTCGAAGTAGGCGCAGGGGGAAACCTCGTCGTCGATGGCGTCAGGGTCTTCGGCATGGAACCGGATGAGGTTGCGAAGATGGGTGAAACTGGCCGGGTCCATCTCCTCGAATTCCACGCCCGCGTCGCGCTGGCCTTCCCGGACCACAGTACCCTTAACCCGGATGGTGGCGTCGTCGGAAAGACCGATGGTCACGGTGCAGGGCTCTCCCTCCTCAAGCCTGGGGTCCGGGCTGCAGGACATGCCCTTGAGGCTGAGATTCTTCATGCGCACCGGCACGTCATGGCCGCCGCTACTGACCACAGCGCCGAACATGAGCGGAACCCTGGTCCGGCTGCGTCGTTCCTCCATGCGATTCACTCCTTACAATCCCGATAGCATTTCAGCCCAACGCGCGCCACCCCAGCGGCTTTCCCGCGGTTGAAAAATCATCTACCCTGCCCCGGCCATGCAACCCTGCGATCTTCTCATAACCGCCCGCGCCCTCCTGCCCCAGGACGACGAACGCTCGCTCATCAACCAAGCTGCCGTTGCCGTGACCGACGGCCTAGTCGCCGGCATCGGGCGGATGGACGAAATGGAAGCCGCCTACGCTCCCGACAAGCGTCTCGACCTCGGGAGGGCCCTCCTTCTTCCCGGCCTGGTGAACGCCCACTGCCACGCGGCCATGAGTGTGTTTCGCGGCCTGGCGGACGACCTGCCCCTCATGGACTGGCTGCGGAACAACATCTGGCCCGTGGAGAAACGCCTAAGCAAGGAAATGGTTCACCTGGGCTCCCTGCTCTCCTGCGTGGAGATGCTGCGCCGGGGGATCACCTGCTTTTCGGACATGTACCTCCACGAACACCAAGTCACCCGCGCGGCCGACGAATCCGGCATCCGCTGCCTGGCCGCGGAGGGAGTCATCCAGACGCCCACCCTGACCTACGACTCGCCCGAGGAGGGCTACAGGCTCATCAGGGAACTCCACGCGCAATACGCCAGGCATCCCAGGGTGGGCACGGCCGTCATGGCCCACGCCGTCTACACCACCGGCCCGTCCATGCTGCAGGAGAGCTACAAGCTGGCCGAGGAGCTGGACACCCCGTGGATGATCCACGCCGCCGAATCAACTACCGAAACAGCCAGTTGCGTCGAGGCGCACGGCGACCGCCCCCTGCCCTATCTCGACTCCCTCGGGTTACTCACCCCGCGCGCCACCCTGTTCCACTGCGTGGACGTGACGGAGGGGGAAATCGAGTTGCTGGCGGATCGCGGCGTGGCCGTGGTTCACTGCCCCCAGTCCAACATGAAGCTGGGCAATGGCCTGGCCCCGGTGGAAGCCATGCGCCGGGCCGGAGTCCGGCTGGCACTGGGCACCGACGGAGCGGCCTCGAACAACGACCTGAACCTATTTTCCGAAATGGCCTCCGCGGCCCACGCCCAAAAAGCCCTGACCGGCGACCCGGCGTCCATGCCCGCCCAGGCGGTTCTGGATATGGCCACCCTGGGCGGAGCGGACGCCTTGGGCCTGCCCGGCCTGGGCAGACTGGAGGAGGGCGAATCCGCGGACCTCATCGCCCTGGACCTGGACAAGCCCAACCTCGTCCCCCTGCACAACCCGGCCTCCCAGGCGGTCTACGCAACCTCGGGAGCGGAAGTGCTCTTGACCATGGTCGAGGGCGAAGCGCTCTACCTGGACGGACACATGGACCGCGTCGACTTGGACGCCTTGCGGCGTGAGGTGGAGTCGGCGCGAAAATGGGTCCAACGTCAACTCGCCTCTTGACAGGCCGCCCACCATCCGTAATAGATATCCGTTTTTCGACGACAGCACAGAGACAACCGGGGCCGTACGGCCCGATTTTCCCTTGGGAGGACGCCATGGCCGCGAAAGCCAAGAACAACAAGAACGCTAAGAAAGAAGAAAAGGCCCGCAAAAAGAAGGTCGCTACCAACGCCCTGCAGGGTGCCGAGATGACCGAGCAGGGCCTGAGCTACAACGGCTTCATCCTGGAGCCCGCGGTGGAACAGTGCGAAGGCTGCGAGCGACTGGTGGCCCTGGAGGCCGGCAAATACTGCCCCAGCTACGCCCAGCCCGAGCGCAAATGGGCCCACGGGGTCTGCAACTTCGCCACCCACGTCCGGGCCGAGGTGTCCGGCGGCGAGGTCAAGGTCAACCCCCTCAAGGCCTCCAAGCGCGCCGCCCGCGGTCGCTAAGCCGACACGAAAATCCGGGCGGGTCAGCCATGGCCCGCCCTTTCTTTCCGCCCCAGAGGCGATCCGTCCGGAGCATCCCGCCATGTCCCAGACTTCCAGCGCCATTGACGCGTACCTCGCAGAGCAGGGCCAAGCCGTTATCGATTGGCAGCGCGAACTGGTTTCCCGCGTGGCCCTCGGGCCGGACAACGGCGGCAAGGGCGAGGCGGACAAGGTCGCCTTCATCAAGGACGAATTGGGCAAGCTCGGCATCGAGCCGCTGCGCGAAATGGCCTCCCCCGATTCCCGTGTGGATGGAGGGCGTCCCAACTTGGCGGCCCTGGTTCCCGGACGGGATTCCAACCGAACCCTGTGGATCATCGCCCATACCGACGTGGTACCCGCGGGCGACCCCGGACTCTGGTCCTCCGATCCCTATCAGTTGGCCGTGGACGGCGACACCATCACCGGGCGCGGTGTGGAGGACAACAACCAGGCCATCGTCACCGCCCTGCTCACCGCCAAGGCCCTGACTGAGCAAGAGTTGATTCCCGTCATGAACCTGGGACTCGTCTTCGCCGCCGATGAGGAAACCGGCAACCGGCACGGCCTGGACTTCGTAATGCGCGAGCACGCCGACCTCTTCGGCGACAACGACCTCTTTCTTGTGCCCGACTTCGGCCACCCCGAATCCAAACTCATCGAAGTGGCCGAAAAGAGCATGATGTGGCTCAAGGTGACGGTTACCGGCAAGCAGTGCCACGCCTCCACTCCCCAGGCTGGCCGCAACTCCCTTGTCGCCTGCGCGGACCTCATCATCAAGCTGCGCGGCCTCTCACAACGGTTCGACAGGCGGGACGACCTTTTTGATCCCCCAGTCTCCACCTTCGAGCCGACCAAGAAAGAGGCCAATGTGGAAAACGTCAACACCGTTCCCGGCCGCGACGTTTTCTACGTGGACTGCCGCGTTCTGGCCGAATACTCACTGAGCGATGTGCAGGAGGCCGTCCGGGAAATGGCCCGGGACGTGGCCCGCTCCCACGGGGTCGAGATCGCCGTGGATGCTGTGCATGAAGAACAGGCGGCCCCGGCCACGTCCGTTGACAGCGAGATCGTACACATGCTCCGGGACGCCGTACGCGAGGTGTACGGCGTCACCCCCAGCCCGGTGGGAATCGGCGGCGGCACCGTGGCCGCCTTCCTGCGCAAGAAGGGGTTCGAGGCGGCGGTCTGGTCCACCATCATGCACAACGCCCACCAGCCCAACGAACACGCCCTGATCAGCAACCACCTTCGTGACGCCAAGGTTGTGGCCAGGCTGCTGGCCCCCTCCCCTCGCACCTCGCGATGAAACCCGCCCCTCCCCACGTCTTCGACGCCCTTGTCGTCGGCGCGGGACACGCCGGCTGCGAAGCGGCCGCCGCTCTGGCCAGGCTAGGCCGGAACACCCTGCTGCTGACCATCAACGTGGACCGCTTGGGCCACCTCTCTTGCAACCCGGCCGTTGGCGGCTTGGCCAAGGGCCACATGGTGCGGGAGATCGATGCCCTGGGCGGCATGATGGGCCTGTGGACTGACCGGGCCGGCATCCAGTTTCGCACCCTCAACACCCGCAAGGGGCCGGCGGTCCGCTCCACCCGCGCCCAAGTGGACCGGGACGCCTACATGGCCTCGGTGCGGGCCGATCTCTTCGGGCTCGAACGTCTCTGGATACGGCAGGACACCGCCGAAGAACTCATTGTGCGGGACGGCCGAGTCACAGGGGTCCGCACGGCCCTCGGTGAGGAATTCACCGCACGCCACGTGCTGCTGACCACCGGAACCTTCCTGGGAGGGCTCATGCACGTGGGCTCCACCCGGCTTTCAGGTGGCCGCATGGGAGACCCCGCCTCCACCGGCCTCTCCGCCAGCCTGTCCGGGCTCGGATTCGAGTTGGGGCGGCTTAAGACCGGGACCACGCCCCGTTTGCTCAAGGACTCCATCGACTACACCAGCCTGGAAGAGCAACACGGTGATGATCCGCCGCCGCTGTTCAGCTTCCGCTCGGAAAGCGCTCATCTTCCCCAGGTTCCCTGCCACGTTACTTGGACCAATGCCGCCACCCACGAGGCCATCCGCTCCGGCTTCGACCGCTCTCCCCTTTTTTCCGGTGTAATCACCGGCGTGGGGGCGCGCTACTGCCCGTCCATCGAGGACAAGGTGGCCCGGTTCCCGGAGAAGGATCGGCACCAGATATTCCTTGAGCCGGAAGGCGTGAACAGCCCGGAAATCTATCCCAGCGGCATCCCAACGTCCTTGCCGCTGGACGTGCAAAAAGCCATGCTGGCCACCATCCCCGGGCTTGAACAGGTTCAGATTGTCCGCCCCGGCTACGCCATCGAGTACGACTTCCTGCCACCCACCCAGCTCCGCCCAACCCTGGAGACCAAGCGGCTTCACGGGCTGTGGTGCGCAGGGCAGATCAACGGCACCTCCGGCTACGAGGAAGCCGCGGTCCAGGGATTATGGGCGGCATTGAACATCCACGCCAGACTGGACGACGCGCCTCCGTTCCTGCTCCGCCGCGACCAGGCGTACATGGCGGTCCTGGTGGATGATTTGGTGACAAAGGGAACCAACGAACCCTACCGCATGTTCACCTCGCGCGCGGAGCACCGGTTGCTACTCCGCGAGGGCAACGCCGACCTGCGCCTGACACCCATCGGACGCGAATATGGCCTGGTGGACGACAGCCATTGGTGGCTCTTCCAGGACAAAAAGGCAGCGGTGGACGGTTTGCTGGCCTCGCTTGGGCAGGTCGAAATCCGCCCGGACGCCGCCACCCGGGATGTCCTTGCCGAGTTGGGGCTGACCCCGCCCCACGCCAAGGCCAGCCTGGCCGACCTGCTGCGCCAGCCCGAAGCCCGCATCCACCCCCTGCTTGAAGCCTTTCACCCCGAGGCCGCCGAAACCAGAGAAGACGCCTTGCGCGAAGCCGAAACACAGGCAAAGTACGCGGGCTATCTCCACAGACAGGCGGAACTGGTGGAACGCTCCGGCTCACTTGAAAAAGCCTGTATTCCAGAAGACCTGGACTATGCCCAGGTGGCCGGACTGACGCACGAGGCGAAAGAGAAGCTGGAAACGGTTCGACCGTTGACTCTGGCACAGGCGTCCCGCATTTCCGGCATCACACCGGCGGCTGTCTCCTGTTTGGAAATTCATCTCAAGAAACGCGGCCTGCTCTAGTCTTTGCAAGCTTCGTCAAAGCGATTATTCTCTTAGAAAATACTGGCCTCGGCAGCCGCAATGGACCGGGAATACCTGCGCACCTTTCAGGAGACCTTCCACATAATCCGCCTCACCCCCGAGGCGGGAACGGTATTGCTCGCCGCTTTGCTGCTCGCTGTGGCCGCCCTCGTGGCCGGCATCTGGTTCAACCGCAGGCTCCAGAGCCGCCTGAAGGACATTCCAGCCAATTGGATCGTTTCCCCCGCCCGCATCCGCGACATCCTGCAAACAGCCATCGACCAGCGAGCCAAGGTGGAGATGCTTCTGGACGGAGCGGCCACTCGCACCCGCTTTCTTACCTCCCAGGCGGTGGAACTTTCCGATGAAAGTCTGCGGCTGGAGTTGTCCGGCGCCGTGACGCTTTCCAGCGACTGGAAGGACCGTGCCGTGGAGGCCTTTCTGCGCGTGCGGGAGCGGGGCGAGAAACAGCTGCGATTTTACGGCTTCACGTCCAGGCTGGCGGGTATGCGCGTGGACAGTCAGGGCTTCGGCCTGGTGGACGTGTATCTCCCACAGCGCCTGGAGATCCGCCAAAAGCGCATGCACCTGCGTATCGAGCCCCCTCGCGGCTGGT
Proteins encoded:
- a CDS encoding MBL fold metallo-hydrolase, which produces MAGQKERPVELAVLSDNQALPGFSNEWGLAVAVRRGGTLGLWDTGASRLFLDNARRLGLDLSQAAWLALSHSHYDHTGGVAALVETGFAGIVTAHPSVLRETYSCRPGKPVREIGAPRDCLPILEDRLVPVLEAREIAPGVTFASGLPRSPEDPGHTGWFYADALGSEPDTVPDDAYLAIETPTGTVLLLGCCHAGLSNTFVHAREKLGIESVHAVVGGLHLYEAETEGVRRAAALLEEAGVKRVIVGHCTGEGAVRELAEALPGRVEPLAAGQSLIFG
- a CDS encoding PilZ domain-containing protein → MEERRSRTRVPLMFGAVVSSGGHDVPVRMKNLSLKGMSCSPDPRLEEGEPCTVTIGLSDDATIRVKGTVVREGQRDAGVEFEEMDPASFTHLRNLIRFHAEDPDAIDDEVSPCAYFE
- a CDS encoding amidohydrolase, whose protein sequence is MQPCDLLITARALLPQDDERSLINQAAVAVTDGLVAGIGRMDEMEAAYAPDKRLDLGRALLLPGLVNAHCHAAMSVFRGLADDLPLMDWLRNNIWPVEKRLSKEMVHLGSLLSCVEMLRRGITCFSDMYLHEHQVTRAADESGIRCLAAEGVIQTPTLTYDSPEEGYRLIRELHAQYARHPRVGTAVMAHAVYTTGPSMLQESYKLAEELDTPWMIHAAESTTETASCVEAHGDRPLPYLDSLGLLTPRATLFHCVDVTEGEIELLADRGVAVVHCPQSNMKLGNGLAPVEAMRRAGVRLALGTDGAASNNDLNLFSEMASAAHAQKALTGDPASMPAQAVLDMATLGGADALGLPGLGRLEEGESADLIALDLDKPNLVPLHNPASQAVYATSGAEVLLTMVEGEALYLDGHMDRVDLDALRREVESARKWVQRQLAS
- a CDS encoding PxxKW family cysteine-rich protein, encoding MAAKAKNNKNAKKEEKARKKKVATNALQGAEMTEQGLSYNGFILEPAVEQCEGCERLVALEAGKYCPSYAQPERKWAHGVCNFATHVRAEVSGGEVKVNPLKASKRAARGR
- a CDS encoding M20 family metallo-hydrolase; the encoded protein is MSQTSSAIDAYLAEQGQAVIDWQRELVSRVALGPDNGGKGEADKVAFIKDELGKLGIEPLREMASPDSRVDGGRPNLAALVPGRDSNRTLWIIAHTDVVPAGDPGLWSSDPYQLAVDGDTITGRGVEDNNQAIVTALLTAKALTEQELIPVMNLGLVFAADEETGNRHGLDFVMREHADLFGDNDLFLVPDFGHPESKLIEVAEKSMMWLKVTVTGKQCHASTPQAGRNSLVACADLIIKLRGLSQRFDRRDDLFDPPVSTFEPTKKEANVENVNTVPGRDVFYVDCRVLAEYSLSDVQEAVREMARDVARSHGVEIAVDAVHEEQAAPATSVDSEIVHMLRDAVREVYGVTPSPVGIGGGTVAAFLRKKGFEAAVWSTIMHNAHQPNEHALISNHLRDAKVVARLLAPSPRTSR
- the mnmG gene encoding tRNA uridine-5-carboxymethylaminomethyl(34) synthesis enzyme MnmG, which produces MKPAPPHVFDALVVGAGHAGCEAAAALARLGRNTLLLTINVDRLGHLSCNPAVGGLAKGHMVREIDALGGMMGLWTDRAGIQFRTLNTRKGPAVRSTRAQVDRDAYMASVRADLFGLERLWIRQDTAEELIVRDGRVTGVRTALGEEFTARHVLLTTGTFLGGLMHVGSTRLSGGRMGDPASTGLSASLSGLGFELGRLKTGTTPRLLKDSIDYTSLEEQHGDDPPPLFSFRSESAHLPQVPCHVTWTNAATHEAIRSGFDRSPLFSGVITGVGARYCPSIEDKVARFPEKDRHQIFLEPEGVNSPEIYPSGIPTSLPLDVQKAMLATIPGLEQVQIVRPGYAIEYDFLPPTQLRPTLETKRLHGLWCAGQINGTSGYEEAAVQGLWAALNIHARLDDAPPFLLRRDQAYMAVLVDDLVTKGTNEPYRMFTSRAEHRLLLREGNADLRLTPIGREYGLVDDSHWWLFQDKKAAVDGLLASLGQVEIRPDAATRDVLAELGLTPPHAKASLADLLRQPEARIHPLLEAFHPEAAETREDALREAETQAKYAGYLHRQAELVERSGSLEKACIPEDLDYAQVAGLTHEAKEKLETVRPLTLAQASRISGITPAAVSCLEIHLKKRGLL